Genomic segment of Malus domestica chromosome 15, GDT2T_hap1:
TGGATTTTCGATGGTTTGCTTTGGGTAACTGTGTTGCAATTCTATCTTCTCTTGCAACCCCAGAGCAATCAGTGGCTATAATGGATCTCATTGAATCTCGTTGGGAAGAGTTGGTTGGAGAAATGCCGTTAAAAATATGTTATCCAGCAATAGACAGTCATGAGTGGCGAATCGTAACTGGTTGTGATCCCAAGAATACCAGATGGAGTTACCATAATGGAGGATCCTGGCCAGGTTTGTCCTTCTACTTGAAGTTTCTATGTTATTGCtgcaaataaaattcaaaatgaataGTTGTGATGGTAgatcattttattattatttgcgTTATGGATTATAACTTGGTGGTTTCCAAGGTGGAAATCAGTTTTGGACTATGGATGTTTTACTTAATGGAAGATTTCTTGCTTAGATGAGCTTTCAAAAGCACATTTTAATTAGAGTGTTCAAGTAGTatgaaatagcagccttgttttgttttcattacAAGTCTTTGACTTTTGAACTGAATACTCATCCTGAAAAAGTTTGATATCTCTTTCTGCAAGTTTGTTTTCGGAAAACAGTGGTGGTATATTTCACGCAGTTATCtattttttcaatttcgtaaaagAACCAAGCAGGCTTCGTGCCTAATATACTCGATTCCCTTGCCTAGCATTGGGCTGCATTCCCTTGCCCagccttgttttgttttgttttgttttcattacCTGTTATTGCCCCCATTATCTACCCCAGGACTGGTCTAGATGAAGTTTCCACTTCGAAAAAACCACACCAAGATTATTACCATACATatcaacaacaaagccttatcccactaggGGGGTCGGTTGTATGAATCATAGAACGTCGCTGCACTGAGTGCGTCAAGTCTTCCGTTAGTTCCAAGCACTCCATGTCAtttcttaaagtctctttcAAGTCTTACCGGGTCTTCTTCTATCTCATTTGGCCTACCTCTGTCTCATAATCGCATTTTTTAACCGGAGCATCTTTAGGTCATTGTTTCACATGTCTAAACCACCTTAACCAATTCTCTCTTATAATCGCATTACCATACATATCCTTTTAATATTTTTGTCTTTCAAATTGCTGCAGTGCTTTTATGGATGCTGACTGCCGCTTGCATCAAAACGGGAAGACCACAAATTGCAAGACGGGCAATCGAGCTTGCTGAGAGTCGTCTGCTAAAAGATTCTTGGCCAGAATATTATGACGGGAAACTAGGAagatatattggtaaacaagcAAGGAAGTACCAGACATGGTCGATAGCAGGATATCTGGTTGCAAAGATGATGCTAGAGGATCCGTCACACTTGGGGATGATTTCGCTCGAAGAAGACAAACAAATGAAGCCAGTTATTAAGAGATCGTCGTCTTGGAATTGCTAGAAGCTCAAAAAAGCTAAACCAAAATTGCAGGAAAAAAAACAAGAGGAAAATCAAAAGGTGAGAGATACTCGTAATTTCTTTGCTACACAATTCTTTCGGGAGTTTGTATTCGTAGTAGCTTTGATCGACAATGTGATTTTGTACAATAGTGTTTGCTGTGCTGAGACTGCTTattgttttcaaataaatttGAACATTTGGCCTTCTATGTTTAAAATTCGATGGAACTCGGCAATGCCTGTGCtgctaaaaaaattaataagctCAAGActattggttttgtttttttactaGTTTACTTGTAATTTCTGTAATTTgaatttctattttctttttataattttttgtgtgCATCTCATTCACTCCCATCCTCTCACACTTTgctttttgtttataaaaagATATCAATTTAAGATATTGACGTAGCTTAATTCTAACCGTCTTATTAGaaggggagggaaggggagagagattagGACGGGAGAGAATTCTCCTCCTAGTTTCCCGTGGGATCATGTATACTCGGGATGACTTTTTTTGGAGTGATAAAAAAATTCTATCGCATGCAGCATCATAGGCAAGTCTTGCCCATTTAAGGAATATGGAGGAGGTATGTGTCCTCGGACATAGAAGACATTGGGGATGCAAAAAAGGAGTTTCAACTTTCATGGCTTTCATCTAGAGAAGTTGAAAGTCCTTACTTTTGGTGGGTCAGCTTGGCTTACAGCGGTTAGGAATGGAAAAGATGAGGCTGTTTTTGCAAGAAGCACAGAAATAACTACAGGATGGGTTGGGCAGCCACTTGGACTCACTgtatggacaaggattgtctgccctcctattttcGGTGCTCTTccgtgcccttctgttttgtgtggtcacggttaagctacgtcaaaattttatattttttttatagagataataagataaaaataaatagtaatataaaatgttgacgtgacttaaccgtgaccacacaaacaaaagGGTACCGAAGGGCACcgaaaatgggagggcagacaatccttatccTCCAATTAAGCTAATTAGTCGACATACACTCAGAATATAATATCTTTAATTAAACAGTCGAAAATCGATCGCTGGAGGTCCAAGTAAAAGAGAAAATGCAGGAGGAAAATGAAGCTAACCTGGAGAAAGGGGCAGTCTTTCAAAAAGTacattttcataattttgttccacaagcAATGTTTTCTGTAGGGTACTGTTTGGTACGTGAGACGGGATGGAATGAagtgggacgaggcgttccgtcccacaTTTGGTGTGCCTAAAACGGGGACGAATTTTGGGTGGattttcgttccgcctcacCCCTTGGAACGACTTGTTCCACATCCATGGAAcataaaattataacctctccgtctccttcttcttcctccttgtttccatccaagggcatctttgctccctctccgttccatctcgtcccgttccgtcctgtctgcataccaaacgatacctagATTTTGTATTGCTACTGCAAGAAATCATACATGTATGATCATGCACTTGCACTTGTGCTAAggaatccggatcctctttcTGAGGATCTTGGGAATCCGTAAATCATATTTGTTCATCATAAATCATGAtcggtcataaattattttaaatatttttatttaaaattaaatacaaacagtaccTGATAAAAACTGACTGCACAATGTATGATGAACTGACACGATTTACAAATCTTCAAGATTCTCTCCAGATCTTTTTGGTGAGGTAACTACCAAGAAATGAAATTCAGGGTCAAGagtattaaaaatttaattaccGCCGTGATGACGACTGACTGGATTGACTGGATTGACTgaggaggagaggagaggatAACTAAGCTTAAGTACTCGGCGGGGTTCCTTTCTTTTTCACACTAAAATAAGATAAACCAAAACTTAACAACTAAGCTTTTgttccaaaaataaataaataaactaagcTAAGTATTAATCTGTTGCCTTGTGCTCACGATAGATTGGTGGTCCTGCACTACCCTTAGCAGAGGTTCTTCTAGTGGTTAGTTTGGAACTCCTCAACTAGAACTTgaggagaaaattttcaatgttTTCAGAACGCGAGTTGATTGTTCATATGTCATAATGTAATTAgtgaaaaatatatttataaatgCTTCATTACTTGTACATTGATATGTGGTGTACTTGTATTttagaaaaactaaaaaatttctctaaCTCGAAAgtttaaactctcacaaatacatttttctTCAGATTATTATAACTTTCCATTTGACTTGGTAGGCCAAAAGTAATTGCATTCCCATTTGACATTTGGATAAGATTGCACctaattttcatccaaaatttcaaaattagaTTGAACGAGATCAcactttctccatttttttcataaaataaaaagattgtGATACTCACATactattttttacttttcacacattcttattaattttaagccattgatatttttaattCACTTGATTTGACGGTTGAAATTGAGAAGCacgaggattgtctgccctcccacttctaaTGCCCTCCCGTGCTCTCCTGTTTTGTgttgtcacggttaagccacgtcaacattttatattaattttttttatagagataataaaataaaaataaatagtaatataaaatgttgacgtggcttaaccgtgaccacataaacatgagggcacgggagggcaccggaagtgggagggcagacaatccttcaGAATGGTGTATAAGAATAAAAACGAGTATGTGAATTGCCTTACACGAAATAAAATAGTATTAAATTTGAGGGACACACATCAACcgaagagagagagggcacgggGCACCAGCTGGCGTTGTGAGTAACGGAGGACGGGCATTTCTCCTTTGGTTTGGTCGTGGTCTTGGTCGTCCCTTTGTCGTATAAGTGGTGGTAGTGGTAACTGGTAAGTAGCTTTTGCTTCAGTTTTCATTCTCTTTACAAAATTCCGAGACGCAGACGTTGTGAATTTCGATCACCTTCGCCCGACGAATCAATCACAATCATCAATCAGGTAATCCCATGATCCCATTCCAATTCCAATCGCAGGGAATTTGAGATATGATCCCAATtcccaactcttttttttttttaccatttcaCTTTCACTTCCTACAATTGAATTAATTCTTCTTGATTCTGGGTTCTCCTTTTTGAAAAATTTACTCAAAAGGCTGCGATCCTCCGCGCAACGGAAAGGTTGCTTCTTTGTGACTGAAAGGTCACATTTTTGCGGAAAGGTTAGCTTGGGGCGCCCTTTTTTACTGAACTagtgttgaatttccctcttctttttttcctgcTTGCGATTACGAACTAGGGAGGGAGGGCCGGCTGCTTGCTTTGTGGACCACCGGTCCTGCCACCGTGGAGGAGATGTTTCGGTGTGGTgtgatgtggtgtttgtcaaaTAAATAGTTACTTGCTCTTTGCTAGTCAGTCTGTTTCTGAATTGAATTTGATCAACAAAAGTCAAGTCGTAGTCTGTCTTAATTAATGGCTTCGTTACTATTACTATCCTGaaattatatgcatatatatatatatatatatatatatatatataatgcttTGTTTGGCAATCTCGCTCTAAAAGGACACCGAGGATTGGTTTGGATCATTTTATAtatgatgaggaggaggaggaggaggaggcgaCAATTATATGGTGTAGTGTAGAATTGTGAGAGTTTCTGTTTTCTTTGATTCATGTCGATTGCGATTGGTGGGGTGCTGTAGTTGGATGATTATTATTGTTGTTAGTTTGTTACGCAAGCTGCGATAGTTTGTATCGTTTTATCCTTATATCCTTGTGCATGGTAGCTTGTTTTCTGCTAGATGTCTATGCAGAGGCAGTGCTTCAACCTATTTTTGTGAAGTAATCGGTGGCCACTAGGATGCAGGAAATATCCTCAGGAGCTCTGTGCAGAGGTTGGGGGTTAAGTTTCTAGAGTGGCTGTTGAGGTGTTGCGGAGAAGCTCTGACACTTCTCATTTGTGCACATAAATCTGGCATCCTAGTGCATAGTTGGCTAGATTTTAGAGCCTTTTTTACTAGGGCACACTCCCCGTCATGAATTATATTCTTAATACCTTTTGAGCTTCTTTTGGTCCTAAGCAAGCTAGATGTCATCCTAAGTAGGACCTTCTGAATAGCATGCCCCCAGCTTAGTCGTACCTGGTCCTTTTATACTGGCTTAACTCAAGAATGATTGTAGCTTGTAGCGGTACACGTGGTGTGCGCTCATTGGTCACAGTATGAACCGTTATCTGGGTTGTATTCCTTATTTAGGCCCTGCAGGGGTTGATGAGCTTTTGGGCAATAATTGGTATGTCTGGTACGCTAGCCCAACAGAGGAGGCTTCCTCTGTGGGTTTCCAAGTCGAGGCTTCACCTACCTCATTTAATGCAGGGCGAGATCGTGCATAGCTTTCCCGTGTTGGTTTGAGGGGTACTGTCAAAGCGGCTTCCTTCAGTTCGCGTGTAATATTCTCATTGGGCAGTGGAAATAGGTTTCTACACAGTATGTTTCATGACTTTTCATTTGATGCTTCCTGAAAGCTGCCAAGCCATTGTTATCCTCACTCTCTTgttctattttttgtttttggcttATTTAATTCTTACTTCATTTGGAAATGAATGTTTGTAACGTCATCCTTTATTTGCAGGTGTCAAGTGCTTAAACTAAAAGGCCATAATGGAGAAATTAATTGGAAACAAGAATGCAGGCTTATTAAGGTTAGTGGAGGAGAGATCGTTGACCAAGAAATTAGAGGAAGAGAAAAAACAACGGCCAGAAGCACAAGCCCCTTACCTCCATAAAGATTGTATATCAAATATCCTTGTGCGACTTCCTCTCGACTCTCTTCAAAGGTCAAGGTTTGTCTGCAAGCCTTGGTATAACATAATTAAAAACCCCAAATTCATTGATGCTCATCTCCATCGTACTGAATCTGTTTTGATCTTTCTATCACCAATTCCAAAGGACAGTTTATACCCTTATTCTAAGGCTTCTATACCACGAGAGAAGCCAAACACTGTCTCGGTTGAACTAAAACTTCTTAATCCAAACCCTATCCCCATTTTCGGCCATCCTCTCATAAACTCTCCAATGTTTTCTGTCCAGTTTCTGGACTTCAAAAATGATAAGAGTGAGATAGGAGAGTACAATTTAAAATGTTCGGGCAAGATCAGAGCCACCTGCAATGGTCTAATTTTGCTTGATAACATGGTGAAGAAAGGAGGACTAGCAGTCATGAATCCTGTGACTAGGAAGCTGATTGCACTTCCTCTGGGTACTTTATCTCGTCCACATCGTGAATCCTATGGTTTTATACTGAATGATGTTACAGGTGAATACAAAGTAGTCCACTTGTTTCGGGATGAGTTGGGGTTTGACAGCTGTGAGATTTTGAGTCTTTGGACACAAGCATGGAGAGAGGTAAATGGCCCTCCATTCAGGCTCCTTCGTTGGTTTGGATATGCACCTGTTTCAGCCATTGGAGCTCTTCACTGGATTCCTCAAGTTGACCGCAGCGATTACATAGTATCTATGGAAGTTGAGAAGGAGAAGTTTCACCAAATACCGCTCCCAAAACCCAGCCGAACTCATGACATGATCCTTGAAATGGGTGGCCTTTTGAGTTTTGTCATTCATGAGGGCATGAACCATATCGACATTTGGATCTTGAAAGGTTTGTGTGGGGAAGTCTGGACAAAGAATCACAGTATCACAGTGGGTTCCGTCATAGACATGGTTCCTCTTTTCAGTTTAAGAATCAAGGGAGATATTATTTTCAAGAGAGACGAAGATGGCTCGTTGTATGCTTACAGTTTTCGAGACCAAGAGATGAGGAAGGTCGACATGGTAAATGGATGTATCCGGCGGTCTTACATGCCTCATGTCAACACCCTCGTTTCATGGATGGAAGCAAGTCAGGACATGTCTGATGATTGATCTTTCAGCAATGGTGTGTACATAGAAAACATGGACTATCAGCTTAAACTTGAATCTCCCTTTTGTATCTTTTATATACACTTTGGTTTTACCCCTTAATCTATATTGCTACTATTTGGGTTGATCGCAAAATTGTCCATGAGCTTGTCCCCCCTCCCCTTTCATTTTCACTCTCGACTGGAGTGGCATTTTAGTTCTTTGCGTCAACTCCGTCTATTTTTTCTGTTAAATGAAGGGGtaaacaattcaaaattttatctTACAATCTtata
This window contains:
- the LOC103402203 gene encoding F-box protein CPR1 — protein: MEKLIGNKNAGLLRLVEERSLTKKLEEEKKQRPEAQAPYLHKDCISNILVRLPLDSLQRSRFVCKPWYNIIKNPKFIDAHLHRTESVLIFLSPIPKDSLYPYSKASIPREKPNTVSVELKLLNPNPIPIFGHPLINSPMFSVQFLDFKNDKSEIGEYNLKCSGKIRATCNGLILLDNMVKKGGLAVMNPVTRKLIALPLGTLSRPHRESYGFILNDVTGEYKVVHLFRDELGFDSCEILSLWTQAWREVNGPPFRLLRWFGYAPVSAIGALHWIPQVDRSDYIVSMEVEKEKFHQIPLPKPSRTHDMILEMGGLLSFVIHEGMNHIDIWILKGLCGEVWTKNHSITVGSVIDMVPLFSLRIKGDIIFKRDEDGSLYAYSFRDQEMRKVDMVNGCIRRSYMPHVNTLVSWMEASQDMSDD